The genomic window TACTCGCCGCGCTCCTCGGCCCGCTGGCCGGACCTGCGATGCTCGCTCGGCGTCGCCTTCGGTGTTCATACCTCGGCTCCTACCTGCTCCCGCAGCCACCGGCCGAACTCGGCGCGGTCCCTGCTGATCGCGTCCCAGGCCTGGTAGGACTCGTTGTCCCGGTCGTAGTAGTCCTGCGCGTAGGAGGGGCGTGCCCCGAACGGAACCTCGGCGACCGCGGTGACCGCCCACGCGGGCAGCACGATCGCCCCCGGCCGTGGCGGCAGCTCCCCGACCACCTCCTCCACGGTGACCAGCGACCGTTTCGCCGCGAGCACGGCCTCCTTCTGCACCCCGGTGATCCCCCACAGCTGCACGTTGCCCGCCAGGTCCGCACGCTGGGCGTGCACGATGGTCACGTCCGGATTGAGCGCGGGCACGGCGGTCAGTCGCTCGCCGGTGAACGGGCAGGTGACCGGCTTGATCGTGTCGGTGTGCTCGGGCAGGTCGGTGCCGGTGTAACCACGCAGCACCGCGAACGGCAACCCGGAGGCACCGGCCACGTACCGGTTCGCCATCCCGGCATGGCTGTGTTCCTCGATCTCCAGCGGCACCGGCCAGGAGTTCTGCACTGCGTCGCGGAACCGGTGCAGCGAGCCGACCCCGGGGTTGCCACCCCAGGAAAAGATCAACTTGCTCGCGCAGCCCGCGCCGATCAGCTGGTCGTAGACGATGTCCGGGGTCATCCGCGCCAGGGCAAGGCCGGTCCGCCGCTGGCGGATGATCTCGTGCCCGGCCGCCACCGGGATCAGGTGGGTGAAGCCCTCCATCGCCACCGTGTCGCCGTCCCGCACCAGCTCGGCGACGGCCTCTCGTAAGCCGATGACCTCGGCCATGGTCACCCCGTTCGGTCGGCTGTTCCGCACCACCAGTAGTTCGCGATGCGCACATCAGTTCTCTTGTCGAACATAGCGTGAGCGTAGGTGGTCGTCAACGCGAAGCCGGATCGCACCCTGGATTTCCGCCCCATCGAGTGGCTACGTTGCCTGCATGACGAAGCCACCCAAGATCGTGGTGACCAGGGCGATAGCGGAGCCCGCGATGAAGGTGCTGCACGAAGCGGGCGAGGTGTGGGCACCGGATCCGGACCGGAAGCTGCCACCGGGGGAACTGCACGAGGTCGTCGCGGGCGCCGACGGCGTGGTGAGCACCCTGCAGGACCGCATCGACGGCGCGTTCGCCGACGCCGCGGGCGCCAACCTGCGCGTGGTCTCCACGGTGGCCGTCGGCTACGACAACGTGGACCTGCCCGCGCTCGGCGCGCGCGAGGTGATCCTGACCAACACCCCGGGGGTGCTCACCGACGCCACCGCCGATCTCACCTTCGGCCTGCTGCTCGCGGTCACCCGCAGGCTGGGTGCGGGCGAGCGGCTGCTGCGGGCACGCCGGCCGTGGGAGTTCAACCTGGGCTTCATGCTGGGCACCGGGTTGCAGGGCAAGTCGCTGGGCATCGTCGGGCTGGGCCAGATCGGCACGGCGGTAGCGCGCCGGGCGCGCGCCTTCGGCATGCGGATCCACTACACCGGCCGCGGGCGCGCCGCCCCGGAGCTGGAAGCCGAACTCGACGCGCGGTTCCTGTCGATGGAGAGCCTGCTCGGCACCGCCGACATGGTGTCCCTGCACTGCCCGCTGACCCCGCGGACCCGGCATCTGATCGATGCGGGCGCGCTGGCCGCGATGAAGCCGGGCGCGTTCCTGGTGAACACCACCCGCGGGCCGGTCGTCGACGAGCGGGCGCTGGCCGACGCGCTGGAGGGCGGGGTGATCGCGGGCGCCGCCCTGGACGTGTTCGAGCGCGAACCCGAGGTGGAGCCACGGTTGCTGGAGCTGGACAACGTCGCGCTCGCCCCGCATCTCGGCTCGGCGACGGTGGAGACCAGGACCGAGATGGCCCTGCTCGCCGCCCGCAACGTGGCCTCGGTACTGGCCGGGAACGGCCCGCTGACGGAGGTCCGCCCGTGACCGGGCCGAGGGTGGTGGTCGCGCCGGACAAGTTCAAGGGCAGCCTGACCGCCGTCGAGGCGGCCGAGGCCATCGGTGCGGGCGTGCGGGACGCGCTGCCGGACGCCGTGGTGACGCTGTGCCCGGTCGCCGACGGCGGGGAGGGCACCCTGGATGTCCTGCTGGCGGCCGGCGGGCAC from Amycolatopsis cihanbeyliensis includes these protein-coding regions:
- a CDS encoding CoA transferase subunit A, with the protein product MAEVIGLREAVAELVRDGDTVAMEGFTHLIPVAAGHEIIRQRRTGLALARMTPDIVYDQLIGAGCASKLIFSWGGNPGVGSLHRFRDAVQNSWPVPLEIEEHSHAGMANRYVAGASGLPFAVLRGYTGTDLPEHTDTIKPVTCPFTGERLTAVPALNPDVTIVHAQRADLAGNVQLWGITGVQKEAVLAAKRSLVTVEEVVGELPPRPGAIVLPAWAVTAVAEVPFGARPSYAQDYYDRDNESYQAWDAISRDRAEFGRWLREQVGAEV
- a CDS encoding 2-hydroxyacid dehydrogenase, with amino-acid sequence MTKPPKIVVTRAIAEPAMKVLHEAGEVWAPDPDRKLPPGELHEVVAGADGVVSTLQDRIDGAFADAAGANLRVVSTVAVGYDNVDLPALGAREVILTNTPGVLTDATADLTFGLLLAVTRRLGAGERLLRARRPWEFNLGFMLGTGLQGKSLGIVGLGQIGTAVARRARAFGMRIHYTGRGRAAPELEAELDARFLSMESLLGTADMVSLHCPLTPRTRHLIDAGALAAMKPGAFLVNTTRGPVVDERALADALEGGVIAGAALDVFEREPEVEPRLLELDNVALAPHLGSATVETRTEMALLAARNVASVLAGNGPLTEVRP